A window of Nonomuraea angiospora genomic DNA:
CGAAGCGGAGCATCTTGGCGATGGGCATGCCCGTGTCACGCAGGCAGCGCAGCGTGCCGAGCCAGCCGATGTCCTCCTGGCTGAACCTGCGCTGCCCGGCCGCGTTGCGCCCGACGCGCTCCAGCAGGCCGATCTTCTCGTAGTAGCGCAGGGTGTCGATGCTGAAGCCGGTCTCCTCGACAACTTCCGCCGGCGTGTAGACACTCATGCGCCCTCCTTCGTCGGTCGCATGAGCGTGCCACTGCTGTGTTCGATGGTTCGCTCGCTCTGCTCGCTCACGTTCACCAGGATCCCACCTGGAGCGCACTCCAGGTCAATGGGCTTGACATGGAGTGCGCTCCAGCTCCCAAAGTCGGGCCCATGAACATCGCACTCGGCACGATTCCGTTCGGCACGACCGTCGACCTGCGGGACACTTTCGCCATCCTGGACCGCTTCCACGAGGCCGGCGGCACGATGCTCGACACGGCCAACAACTACCCGTTCTGGGTGGAGGGCCGGTCGGGCGACGAGAGCGAGCTGGCCATCGGCGCGTGGCTGGCCGCTCGCGGCAACCGCGATGAGGTCTTCATCAGCACGAAGGGCGGCGCCCGCCCCACGGTCCCCGGCGACACCACCCTGGCCTCCGCCGAGGGCCTGTCCGCCCCCGCCATCGCCAAGGCTGCCGAGGGCAGCCTGCGGCGCCTCGGCACGGACCACATCGACCTGTACTGGTCGCACATCGAAGACCGGTCCGTCCCGCTGGAGGAGACCCTGGGGGCGCTGAACGAGCTCGCCCAGGCAGGCAAGATCCGCAGCGCGGGGGCGAGCAACATCGCGACCTGGCGCCTCGAACGGGCCAGGAACCTCTCGGCCGCCCACGGCTGGATCCCCTACACCTACCTCCAGCTCCGCCACACCTACCTGCGACCGCGCCCGCTCACCAAGCTGGCGGAGTCCGGGCACAGGCTGGCCACGGACGAAACCCTCGACTACCTGGCCGCCGAGCCTGACGTGACGCTGTGGGCGTACAACACGCTGATGTTCGGCAGCTACACGCGCCCTGACCGGCCCATCCCCGAGATCTACGACCACCCGGGGACCGCGCGGCGGCTCGCGGTGCTGCGGGAGGTCGCGGACGAGCTGGGCGCCACGGCCAACCAGGTGGTGCTGGCATGGCTGCTGGCCGACGGCGTGGTCCCGATCGTGGGCGTCTCTACGCAGGCCCAGCTGGAGGAGGCCATCGCCGCCGCCGACCTCAAGCTCGACCCCGACCTCCGCACCCGACTCGACACCACCACCTGACCCGGTCCCCCTTCCGCCGCCCCACCGCACCGAGCTGAGCGCCGCGCGCATTGCGCCGACCACCACCGCACCGGTGAAGCGCCGTCCACATTGCGCCCGACCACCACTGCACCAGTGAAGCGCCGTGCACATTGCGCCGCCCTCCACCGCACCACACCCCGCCGACCCGGCGCCAGAAGGGCGGGGCTCGCGCCTTGCGGCCTGGCAGCAGGCGGCACGCTCGCGGGCGGCCCAATGGCGGGGCGGCGTCGCAGCGGGCCGCGTGGTGGCGGGCGGTGTGGTGGCCTTCGTCGCAGCCGGAGGGGCGGGGGTGCCTTGGGGGCGGGGGTGCCTTGGGGGTGGGGGTGCCTTGGGGGTGGGGGGCGTCAGGGAGAGGGGTGGGTGAGCGGGAGTCGGTCAGGCGAGGTGGTCGGACAGGTAGCGGCGGACGAGGTGTTTGCATTCGGCGATCAGCAGCGCATCGCCGCACCGATCCAGGCGGAACGCCAGCTTGAGCACCGCGTCCGTCGCCTCCACCGCCACCAGCAGCGCGCGATCCAGCCCCGGCCCCACGGGTGCGTCCAGGAGTTCGAGGGTGAGGGCGCGCAGCCGGTCGGCCACCACCATGTTGTTCTCCTGGGTGCCGTCCAGCGCCATCTTGCTCCCGCCGACCGCCGGGCCGCCGGGGGCGAGGAGGACCTCGCCGAAGTCCAGCACCCCGAACCCCGGCGTGGTGCGCTTCATGGCGACGAACTCGTCGATGGCCAGGTCGACCAGGTCCGTCCAGTGTCCGAGGTCGGCCTGGGGGATGCGGTCGATGACCCGGGAGAGGAACGCCTCGAGGTTGCGCCGTGCCAGCGCCCGCACCAACCCCTGCTTGTCGTGGAAGAACTGGTAGAAGGTGCCGATCGGGACTTCGGCGCGGCGGGCGACCTCTTTGGTGGTCATCGCCTCGTAGCCGACCTCATCGAGAAGGAGCGCGCACTCGTCGAGCATCCGCTCCACCCGCTCCACGCTCCGGCGCTGGGCGGGACGGCGGCGCAAGGTACTCGTCATGACCCCATCCTGACCTATTACTGACATTAAAGTTCCCATAGACGAAAGGAGCCCGGGATGTTCCTGTGGGGGACGGCCACTGCGGCGTACCAGATCGAGGGCGCGGTCAAGGAGGACGGCAGGGGCGTCTCCATCTGGGACACCTTCGCCCACGAGCCGGGCCGCACCAGGGACGGGCATACCGGGGACGTGGCATGCGACCACTTTCACCGGTGGCGTGAGGACGTCGAGCTCATGTCCGGGCTCGGGGTGAACGCCTACCGCTTCTCCATAGCCTGGCCGCGCGTGCAGCCGCAGGGGGACGGCGAGGTCAACGTGGCAGGGCTCGACTTCTACGAGCGGCTGGTGGACGCGCTGCTGGAGAAGGGCATCCAGCCGGTGCCGACGCTGTTCCACTGGGATCTGCCGCAGGCGCTACAAGATCGCGGCGGCTGGATTAATCGCGATATTGCGGGAAATTTCGCCGAGTACGCCGCCACCGTCGCCGCCCGCCTGGCCGATCGCGTCCCCCTCTGGATCACCCTGAACGAGCCGTTCGTCCACATGGCCTACGGCTACGCCATGGGCATCCACGCGCCGGGCCAGGCCCTCCTCACCGACGCGCTCCCCGCCGCCCACCACCAGCTCCTGGCCCACGGCCTGGCCACGCAGGCCCTACGGGCGGCCGGAGCCCGCCAGGTGGCCATCACGAACAACTGCACCCCGGTCTGGCCCGCGTCCCAGGAGGAAGCCGACCTGAAGGCGGCGGAGGCCTACGACATCCTCCACAACCGCCTCTTCAACGACCCCATACTTCTCGGCAAATATCCGGACCTGTCGGCGTACACCAAGACTGTCGACTTCGTCCGGGACGGCGACCTCGACGTCATCGCCACCCCGCTGGACGGCCTGGGCATCAACTACTACAACCCCACCCGCATCGCCGCCCCCACCGACGACGGCCTCCCCTTCGCGGACGCGGGCGTCACCGGCTATCCCACCACCGCGTTCGGCTGGCCGGTCGTCCCCGACGGCCTGCGCGAGCTCCTGACCGGCCTCAAGTCCAGGTACGGCAGCGCGCTCCCGCCCATCCACATCACCGAGAACGGCTGCTCGACCGACGACACGCTGGAGGACCACTCCCGCATCGAGTTCCTGGAGGGCCACATCGCGGCGATGCGCCGGGCCATGGACGAGGGCGTGGACGTCCGGGGTTACTTCGTCTGGTCCCTGCTGGACAACTTCGAGTGGGCCGAGGGCTACCACCAGCGCTTCGGGCTCGTACACGTGGACTTCGAGACGCAGCGCCGCACCCCGAAGGCCTCCTACCGCTGGCTGCGGGAGCACCTGCGGGCTCAGAACACCGACACGTGAACGTGGTCGTAGTGGTTGGCCGTGACCCCGCCGCGGTCCGACATCGGGTCCCAGCCGCCGCCTGACCGGATGTCGTAGTAGCGCTGCTTCCAGATGATGTACATGACGCCGATCCGGGCGCCGTTCTTGATCAGGTAGTCGGCCAGGGCGTCGCCGCGGGCCTCGTCGGACCCGCTGGCCATGGTGCCGCCACGCGACATCATGAAGTCGCAGGCCCGGCCCTTGCCGTGCTCGCCGGGGTCGCCGGGGCGCAGGCAGCCCACGCCGTACTTCATAGGGAAGTTCCGCATGATGTCGGCCCGCACGTCGATCATGCGCTGGGTCAGGCCCTCGGCGCCGCCGGGCTGCTGGAAGCCGTACTTGGCGAGCAGCTTGTCGATCTCGCGCTGCTTGCTCTGGAGGTTCTTGATCTCCTTGCGCAGCTTCTCGATCCTGTCGTTGGCGGCGATCTTCGCCTGTTTGGACTTGTCGATCAGCTTCTGGACGCTCTGGACGCGCCTGGTGCGCTCGTCGGCCATGTAGGTCATGTTGGCCGCCTGGCCCAGCATCATGGTCGGGTCGACGTTGGGGGTGAGGAGCTGGAAGGTGTCGAGGGGGCCCACCATGTACGCGGTCTGCGCGATGCCCGCCACGTCCGCCTGCGCCTGCCTCAGCTGGGCCAGAAGGGTGCTGGAAGTGGTGGTCGCCCGTTTCACCTGGAGCTTGATCTCCTCCAGGCTCTGGATCTGGCCGCGGTAGCGCTTTTCGAGCAGCTCGGCCTGTTTGGTGAGTTTCCGCAGGTCACCAGGGCTGGGGTCGGCCACGGCAGGGGATGACACGGGAAGGCCGAGCAGCCCGGCGAGGACGGCGACAAGAACGGCGATCCGCCCGGTTCTCACACCCGCCCCCTCCCCTCATAGACGGTCCGAAACTATAGAAGATGATCTTGATTCCTGTCACCCGAACGGCCGAACTGCCGCACCATTGGTGACATTTATGGTGATTTGTCCGAATTAAGAAGGATCTAAAGATTGGGCCTTGTATAGATCGCTCCAACGGTCTGAGATGGCGATCGAACTCGTCTCTGCGAAGGGGCAGATCGTGTCTCGAACCTTGACCATCGCCACCGCCGTCATCCTCGGCTTAGGCACCTCCATCGTGGCCACGACCGCGCAGGCGTCCGTGGACCCGCTACCACCCCGCGACCGCATCGAGCTCTACCAGCTCGACAGCGCCCCGGGCACCGCGCAGACACTCAGGGAAAAAGGCTTCGACGTCGTCCAGCAGCAGAACAAGGGCGACCAGGAACACATCGAACTCACCGCCGCGCAGACCGATCTCGACGCGCTGCGCAAGCTCGGCCACAAACCCGAGCCCGTACGCAACCCCCAGGGCCAGACCCAGCTCGAGGCCGCCAAGGCACAGGCGGCCTCCGGCTACACCGTGTGGAAGTCCTATTCGGAGACGGGCGGCATCGCCGACCAGCTCAAGGCCATCGCCGGCGCCAACAAGGACATCGTCAAGCTCCAGTCCATCGGCAAGTCGCTGAAGGGCCAGGACATCCTGGCCGTCAAGGTCACCACGGGCGCCCGGCTGCTGCCCGACGGCCTCAAGCCCTCGACGCTCTACTCCGCCACCCAGCACGCCCGCGAGTGGATCGCCACCGAGGTGGACATGCGGCTGCTGAAGTACGTGATCGCGAACAAGGCCGCGCTGAAGGACCTGCTCAACAAGACCGAGCTGTGGTTCGTGCCGGTGGCCAACCCCGACGGGTACGACTTCACCTTCACCGAGGGCAACCGCCTGTGGCGCAAGAACCTGCGTGACGTCGACGGCGACGGCAAGATCACGATCGGCGACGGCGTCGACCCGAACCGGAACTTCCCGACGAACTTCCACTACGACGAGGAAGGCTCGTCGAGTATCCCGAGCAGCGACACCTACCGCGGCGCGGGCCCGGCCAGCGAGCCGGAGACCAGGGCCATGGACGGCCTGCTCAGGCGCATCGGGTTCGAGATGCAGCTCAACTACCACTCCTACGGCCCGCTGCTGCTCTACCCGAGCGGCTTCCAGATCGCCACGGAGACGGCCGACAACCCGATCTACGAGGCCATCACCGGCAACGACGCCAAACCGGCCGTCCCCGGCTTCGACCCCGACCTCGGGGCCGAGCTGTACACCACGAACGGCGACACCAACGACCATGCCCACCGCCAGTACGGCACGCTGTCGTGGACGCCGGAGCTGGACGAGGGGTGCGACGGCTGCGGGTTCGTCTTCCCCGACGACGAGGCGCTGGTGCAGGGCGAGTTCGAGAAGAACCTGCCGTTCGCGCTCGACGTGGCCAAGTCGGCGGTCAACCCCGTCGAGCCGGTCAACCACCTGGGCAACACGACCCCGGACTTCGAGATCGACCCGTTCGAGGTCAGCTACGGCAAGGACCAGGTCGTCCAGGTCAACGCCAAGCGCAAGCTCGGCCCGGTCTTCCTGAACTACCAGGTCAACGGCGGCCGTACCAAGACCGTCCTGACGGGCGAGTGGAAGGGCGGCGAGCGGTACGGCAGCGGCTACAACCGCTACTACCACCGCCTGCGCGGCAAGATCACCGGCACCAGGCCCGGCGACAAGGTGAAGGTCTGGTTCGCCTCGATCGGCAGGAAGAGCGCCGACTTCACCTACACCGTGGCGACCGACATCGGCGGCAAGGTGCTGATCCTGGCCACCGAGGACGTCACGGGCCTCAGCCCGGCGCAGGGCGTGAGCGAGGCCAAGTACGCCGACGAGTACGCCGCGGCGCTCACGGCGGCCGGCTACACCTCGGACGTGTACGACATGGACAAGATGGGCCGCAAGGCCCCGCACCCGCTGGGCGTGCTCAGCCACTACAAGGCCGTGGTGTGGGAGACCGGTGACGACATCATCCCGAGGTCGCCCGGCCAGGTGGGCGGCACCACCTCCAAGGGCGGCGTGGACACCGAGCTCGCGGTCCGCGACTACCTGAACGAGGGCGGCAAGCTGCTGCACGCCGGCAAGTACCCGTCGTTCGCGGCCAACAACAACGGCGCCTACTACTACCAGCCCGACCAGCCGGCGCAGCCGGAGTGCACGGTCCCGGACGACCCGCCGTGCATCCCGGTGTTCAACGACTTCCAGCAGTACTGGCTGGGCGCGTACGTCTTCTTCGACGACGCCGGCACCAACCACGACACGGGCCAGCCGTTCGGGCTGGCGGGCAACGGCGGCGCGTTCGACGGCTTCGGCGCGACGATCGAGCCGAGCCACACCAACTCGTTCGTGGCCACCTCGGCCATCCTGCCCGCGCAGCAGTTCCCGCTGTTCGCGAGCTCGGCGCAGGTCAAGTGGGTACGCCCGGGCGGCCCGTTCGACCCGCACTCCGGGGCGTGGGACGTCTACAGCGGCATCGCCGACGTCTCGTGGAAGCGGCTGACCAAGACGGTCGACCTGACCGGCAAGACCAGTGGCGAGCTGACGTTCTGGACGTCGTACGACACCGAGAGCACCTGGGACTACCTCGCGGTCGAGGCGCACACGGCCGGCGGCGACGACTGGACCATGCTCCCGGACGCCAACGGCCACACCACCCAGGAGACCGGCAGCAGCTGCGACCCGCCCAGCGGCGGCGACGGCTGGCGGACGATCCACCCGTTCACCCAGCGCTACCAGGGCCCCAACTGCGAGCCCACCGGCACCTCCGGCGCCTGGCACGCCGCCACCGGCAACTCGGCCGGCTGGCAGCAGTGGAAGATCGACCTGACCCCGTACGCGGGCAAGCGGGTCGAGCTGTCGATCTCCTACATCAGCGACTGGAGCACCCAGGGCGCGGGCGTCTTCCTGGACGATTTCGCGGTCACCCTGGACGGCGTGACGGCCGAGCAGACCTCGTTCGAGTCGGACCTGGGCGGCTGGGCCGTCGGGGCGCCTCCCGAGGGCACCTCGCCGTCGATCAACAACTGGTTCAGGACGGACCAGGTCTTCGAGGAGGGTGCCGGAATCGTCACCAAGGACACCGTCTACCTGGGCTTCGGCGCTGAGAGCGTGACCGACCCGGCCACGCGCGCCGACCTCGTCAAGAGATCCATGAAGCACCTGCTCGGTTAGAGCCGGAGAGGGGTGCGGCAGAGCGTGCCGCACCCCTCTTGCGTGTCCGGACAGAACATGGTTCGGTCACCTTGAGGAAGTCCGGAAGCAAGCAAGCATTCGGTCAAGCAGGAGGGTCACGACATGCGCCGGCACGACACGCTGTTCATCGGGGGCGAATGGGTGGCCCCCGCGGGCACCGCGACGATAGACGTCGTCTCCCCGCACACCGAGGAGGTGGTCGGCCAGGTGCCCGACGGCACCACCGCGGACATGGACCGCGCGGTCGCGGCCGCCAGGGAGGCGTTCGACCACGGGCCGTGGCCGCGGATGACGTTCGCCGAGCGGGCCGAGGTCATCGGCAGGCTGGCCGCGATCTACAACGAGCGGCAGGGCGAGATGGCCCAGCTCATCACGGAGGAGATGGGCTCGCCGATCACGTTCTCGAACCTCGCCCAGGCGCCCCAGCCGCTGGGCATGCTGCAGTACTACGCCGAGCTCGGCAAGACGTTCGAGCAGGAGGAGCAGCGGCCGGGCCTGTTCGGCCCGATCACCGTGCGCAGGGAGCCCGTGGGCGTGGTGGCGGCCGTGGTGCCGTGGAACGTGCCCCAGTTCGTCACGATGACCAAGGTCGCGCCCGCGCTGCTGGCCGGCTGCGCCATCGTGCTCAAGCCGGCCCCCGAGACGCCGCTGGACGCGTACCTGCTGGCCGAGTGGGCGATCGAGGCGGGCATCCCGGCGGGCGTGCTCAACATCGTGGCCGCGGGCCGCGAGGTCGGCGAGCACCTGATCTCCCACCCCGGCGTGGACAAGGTGGCCTTCACCGGCTCGACGGCGGCCGGCCGGCGGATCGCCGCCATCTGCGGCGAGCAGCTCAAGCGGGTCAGCCTGGAGCTGGGCGGCAAGTCGGCCGCGATCGTCCTGGACGACGCCGACCTGGCCGCCAGCATGGGTTTCCTGTCCATCGCCTCGCTCATGAACAACGGCCAGGCCTGCGTGGCGCAGACCCGCATCCTGGCCTCGCGCAACCGCTACGACGAGGTCGTCGACGCCGTCGCGAACATGGTCAACTCCCAGCCCGTCGGCGACCCCGCCGACCCAGCCACGGGCATCGGCCCGCTGGTGGCCAAGCGGCAGCAGGACCGGGTGGAGGGCTACATCAGGATCGGCATGGACGAGGGCGCCAAGGTCGTCGTCGGCGGTCTCGACCGGCCCTACGACCGCGGCTGGTACGTCTCCCCCACCGTCTTCGCGGGCGTCACCAACGAGATGCGCATCGCCCGCGAGGAGATCTTCGGCCCGGTCCTGGCCGTGATCCCGTACGAGGACGAGGCGGACGCCGTACGCATCGCCAACGACAGCGACTACGGCCTGGCCGGCTCGGTGTGGACGGCCGACGCCGAGCACGGCATGGACGTGGCCCGCCAGGTCCGCACCGGCACGTACGGCGTCAACTGCTTCATGCTGGAGACCAACGCGCCCTTCGGCGGCTACAAGGCCAGCGGCATCGGCCGCGAGCTGGGCCCCGAGGGCCTGAACGGCTACCTGGAGTACAAGACGATCGCGCGGCTCGGCTAGCGCGGCGAGAAGGGCCTCGCGGCATGCCGCGAGGCCCTTCTTCGTGCCGCGGAACGTGCACCCAGCGCGCCCCCGCAACGCTAGGTACAGATCCCGCTACCGGAAGTATGTCCCACGGTCACCGCTGCGACGGTTTCCTTCCCCAGAGACTTTCTCCCGGCGGTTTCTTTCTTTCCGTCCTAGATAGACGCCTTTAACTCACGAAAGGTTCGAAGAGATCCACTTGCCGATTCTGCGAATGAGTTCGGGGGGCGCGGCGGTCTCCGCGTGGCCGTACCCGGGCTCGATCCAGAGCTCCTTGGGCTCGCGCGCGCCGGCGTAGAGTTGGTGCGCGTGGTCGAGCGGGAAGAACGTGTCCTGGTCGCCGTGCACGACCAGCAGCGGGGTCGGCGAGATGAGCGCGGCGGCCTCGTGCGGCGGCATCGGGATCGGGTCCCACTCGCCGCGGGCGATCCTCGTCCGCTTGACCACCCTCGCCGCCAGGCGCCCGAACGGCCGCTCGATGGCCCAGTGAACCTGCCGCATCGGCTTGGTGCCGCGGTAGTACCAGCGGGCCGGGGCGCTCACCGCCACCACGGCGTCCACGCCGCCGAGCAGGCCCGCGTGCCGTACGGCCACCGCCGCCCCCATGGAGAAGCCCACGACCGCGAGCTTGGAGTAGCCGGCCACGCGGGCGTGCCGGACGGCGGCGTCCAGGTCGAGGATCTCCAGGTCGCCCACCGTGGTCTCACCGCCGGAGCGCCCGTGGCCGCGGAAGTCGAAGGCGATCACCCCGCCGTACCCGCTGAGCACGTGCACGATGCGCCGCGCCGTACGGTCCCGCCACGACCCGGTGAACCCGTGCGCCATCACGATCCCTGTGTTCATGGCCTCCACTCCGTGGAGGCGGGCTCGGTCGCTGGGGAGCCGTCGCCGCGAGAAGGGGGTGTGGGCGGCGTTGAGGCGTATCCCGTCTTCGGTCCTGAGCATGACGGGGAAATGAGGCGCGTACGGCATGGAGACGAGCTTATGTTCGCTCCGCGTCCACCCCGTGTTCGGCCGCCCAGACCGCGATCCGCGCCCGCGAGTCGAAGCCCAGCTTCTCCATGATGATGGCGACGTGCCTGGCCACGGTGGCCGGGCTGATCACCAGCGCCTCGGCGACGCCGCGGTTGCTCAGGCCCCGGGCCAGCATGGCGGCGATCTCCCGCTCCCGCGCGGTCAGCCCGTCGTGCGCGAGCACCGGGGGCGGCGCGGCCGGCCCGGGATCGCCGTCGAGCACGAACCCGGCCACCACCTCCGGCGGCATCCTCCTCCCCCTGGCCCACAGCAGCTCCACCCGGTCCGCCCCGAGCCGCGCGCGGACGAGCGCCAGCAGCTCCTCGATCCGGCCGGACGCGCCGACCTGCCCGATGGACTCGCGCAGCGCGGTGGCGGCGGCGGCCGCGAGCACCGCGCCCTCCAGGTCGTCCCGCGCGTGCGCCAGCGCGGAGACGGCCATGAGCGCCCGGACGATCCCCCTGCGCTGGCCCGTCTGCCTGCTCAACGCCAGGCTGTCGGCGATGTGCCCCCGGGCCGCGGCGTAGTCGCGCAGCCCGGCCGCCACCCGGCCGATCTGGGCCTGGCAGCGGGCCAGCTCGATCCGGTTGTCCAGGTCCTCCAGCAGCGGCAGCGCGGCCGCGTGGTGCGACCTGGCGGTCTCCAGGTCGCCCGCGGCCTCGGCCACCGCGCCCAGGTGGGTCAGCGCCCTGGCCAGCGACCAGTGGTGCCCGGCCTGCCCGGCCAGCGCGAGCGCCTCCTCGCCGTAGCGCCGGGCCTCGTCCGTCCGGCCGTGGAAGAGCGCCAGGTTGAGCTGGGCGATCCTGGCCGTGACCAGGTTGAACAGGTCGTCGTGGGCGCCGGCCGCCGCCTCCAGCTCCGCGGCGTAGCGTCGCGCCCGCTCGCTCTGCCCGGTGCGGAAGAGCACGGTCAGCGCCACGCCGTACGTGATGCCCAGCCAGTGCGTGTACGGGTGCCGCTTCTGCTCCTCCAGCCCCCGCACGACCAGCTCTTCCGCCCGGCCCAGCTCGTCGGCGAGCTCCAGCCCGTACGCCAGCCCGCTCCTGGCCACCGCGACCAGGTCGGCGGGGGCCCCGGACAGGTCGAGCGCGAGCAGCCGCTCGTGCCAGCCGACGCTCTCGCCCAGGTCGCCGCGGACGGCCATGACGGCCATGGCGGCGCGGGCCAGGCGCAGCCCGAGCACGGGGGCCCGCGACTCCACCGCCCAGTCGACCGCGTTCCTGGAGTCGTCGAGGAGGGCGCGGCCCCTGGTCAGATGGGCGAACCGCTCCTGCCACGGCATCCTGCGGTCGAACGAGCCGGCCTCGTGGCAGTGCTCCATCTCCTCGCAGACCGCCTTCAGGTGCCTGTCGCGCAGGTGCGCGGCCTCGCCGGCCTCCTCCAGGCGCTCTGCGGCGTACTGCTTGATGGTCTCCAGCAGGCGGTAGCGGCCGGGGGCGTGGTGGCGCACCAGCGACTTGCCGGCCAGGCCGGTGAGCAGGCCGGGCAGCTCGGCCCTGCGCAGGATGCCGCCGTCGGCGCAGACCTGCTCGGCCAGGCCGAGGTCGAACGGCCCGGCGAACACCGAGAGCCGGCGCAGCAGCACCCGCTCCTTGGGCGGGAGGAGCTCGTGGCTCCACTCGACGATGGCCAGGAGCGTGCGCTGCCTGGCGGGAGCCGTACGATCGCCGGCGGCGAGCAGGCCGAGGCGCTCGCCGCCGCGACCGGCCAGGCGGTCGGCGATGTGGCCGGGGCTCAGCCGGCTCGTACGGGCCGCCGCCAGCTCCAGCGCGAGCGGCAGGCCGTCGAGCACGTGGCACAGGCGTACGACGTCGTCCATGACGCGCGCCACCCCGCTCGCGCCCGCAGCGAGCGCCCGCTCGACGAACAGCAGTACGGACTCGGCCTCGGGATGCCGCTCGTCGGGCAGCTCCAGCGGCGGCACCCGCCAGACCAGCTCGCCCGGGACGCGCAGCGGCTCCCGGCTGGTGAGCAGGAACCGGAGCTCGGGGCACTCGGAGCTCAGGCCGGCCACCAGCTCGGCGCAGCGCTCGACCAGGTGCTCGCAGTTGTCCAGCACGATCAGCGCCCTGGCCGTGCGCAGGCGGGTGCGCAGGCCGTCCAGCAGCCGCCCGGGCACCTCGTCGCGCACGCCGAGCACCTCGGCCAGCTCGTTGACGATCAGCTCGGGGTTGCCGATGCGGGCCAGCTCGACCAGCCACACACCGTCGGGGAAGCGGCTCAGCTGCTGCGCGGCGACGCGCAGGGCGAGCCGGGTCTTGCCGATGCCGCCCACGCCGCTGAGCGTGACCACGCGTTGTTCGTGGACGAGCGCCGCCAGCTCGGCCACGTCGCGGACACGCCCGACGAAGCGGTTGGGCTCGGCGG
This region includes:
- a CDS encoding MerR family transcriptional regulator, which codes for MSVYTPAEVVEETGFSIDTLRYYEKIGLLERVGRNAAGQRRFSQEDIGWLGTLRCLRDTGMPIAKMLRFAELVRAGDGTIPDRIKLLEEHDRQVREQIDKLAERQKYIHNKIGYYRSQL
- a CDS encoding aldo/keto reductase, with amino-acid sequence MNIALGTIPFGTTVDLRDTFAILDRFHEAGGTMLDTANNYPFWVEGRSGDESELAIGAWLAARGNRDEVFISTKGGARPTVPGDTTLASAEGLSAPAIAKAAEGSLRRLGTDHIDLYWSHIEDRSVPLEETLGALNELAQAGKIRSAGASNIATWRLERARNLSAAHGWIPYTYLQLRHTYLRPRPLTKLAESGHRLATDETLDYLAAEPDVTLWAYNTLMFGSYTRPDRPIPEIYDHPGTARRLAVLREVADELGATANQVVLAWLLADGVVPIVGVSTQAQLEEAIAAADLKLDPDLRTRLDTTT
- a CDS encoding TetR family transcriptional regulator — translated: MTSTLRRRPAQRRSVERVERMLDECALLLDEVGYEAMTTKEVARRAEVPIGTFYQFFHDKQGLVRALARRNLEAFLSRVIDRIPQADLGHWTDLVDLAIDEFVAMKRTTPGFGVLDFGEVLLAPGGPAVGGSKMALDGTQENNMVVADRLRALTLELLDAPVGPGLDRALLVAVEATDAVLKLAFRLDRCGDALLIAECKHLVRRYLSDHLA
- a CDS encoding GH1 family beta-glucosidase, which produces MFLWGTATAAYQIEGAVKEDGRGVSIWDTFAHEPGRTRDGHTGDVACDHFHRWREDVELMSGLGVNAYRFSIAWPRVQPQGDGEVNVAGLDFYERLVDALLEKGIQPVPTLFHWDLPQALQDRGGWINRDIAGNFAEYAATVAARLADRVPLWITLNEPFVHMAYGYAMGIHAPGQALLTDALPAAHHQLLAHGLATQALRAAGARQVAITNNCTPVWPASQEEADLKAAEAYDILHNRLFNDPILLGKYPDLSAYTKTVDFVRDGDLDVIATPLDGLGINYYNPTRIAAPTDDGLPFADAGVTGYPTTAFGWPVVPDGLRELLTGLKSRYGSALPPIHITENGCSTDDTLEDHSRIEFLEGHIAAMRRAMDEGVDVRGYFVWSLLDNFEWAEGYHQRFGLVHVDFETQRRTPKASYRWLREHLRAQNTDT
- a CDS encoding M14 family metallopeptidase, coding for MSRTLTIATAVILGLGTSIVATTAQASVDPLPPRDRIELYQLDSAPGTAQTLREKGFDVVQQQNKGDQEHIELTAAQTDLDALRKLGHKPEPVRNPQGQTQLEAAKAQAASGYTVWKSYSETGGIADQLKAIAGANKDIVKLQSIGKSLKGQDILAVKVTTGARLLPDGLKPSTLYSATQHAREWIATEVDMRLLKYVIANKAALKDLLNKTELWFVPVANPDGYDFTFTEGNRLWRKNLRDVDGDGKITIGDGVDPNRNFPTNFHYDEEGSSSIPSSDTYRGAGPASEPETRAMDGLLRRIGFEMQLNYHSYGPLLLYPSGFQIATETADNPIYEAITGNDAKPAVPGFDPDLGAELYTTNGDTNDHAHRQYGTLSWTPELDEGCDGCGFVFPDDEALVQGEFEKNLPFALDVAKSAVNPVEPVNHLGNTTPDFEIDPFEVSYGKDQVVQVNAKRKLGPVFLNYQVNGGRTKTVLTGEWKGGERYGSGYNRYYHRLRGKITGTRPGDKVKVWFASIGRKSADFTYTVATDIGGKVLILATEDVTGLSPAQGVSEAKYADEYAAALTAAGYTSDVYDMDKMGRKAPHPLGVLSHYKAVVWETGDDIIPRSPGQVGGTTSKGGVDTELAVRDYLNEGGKLLHAGKYPSFAANNNGAYYYQPDQPAQPECTVPDDPPCIPVFNDFQQYWLGAYVFFDDAGTNHDTGQPFGLAGNGGAFDGFGATIEPSHTNSFVATSAILPAQQFPLFASSAQVKWVRPGGPFDPHSGAWDVYSGIADVSWKRLTKTVDLTGKTSGELTFWTSYDTESTWDYLAVEAHTAGGDDWTMLPDANGHTTQETGSSCDPPSGGDGWRTIHPFTQRYQGPNCEPTGTSGAWHAATGNSAGWQQWKIDLTPYAGKRVELSISYISDWSTQGAGVFLDDFAVTLDGVTAEQTSFESDLGGWAVGAPPEGTSPSINNWFRTDQVFEEGAGIVTKDTVYLGFGAESVTDPATRADLVKRSMKHLLG
- a CDS encoding aldehyde dehydrogenase, whose translation is MRRHDTLFIGGEWVAPAGTATIDVVSPHTEEVVGQVPDGTTADMDRAVAAAREAFDHGPWPRMTFAERAEVIGRLAAIYNERQGEMAQLITEEMGSPITFSNLAQAPQPLGMLQYYAELGKTFEQEEQRPGLFGPITVRREPVGVVAAVVPWNVPQFVTMTKVAPALLAGCAIVLKPAPETPLDAYLLAEWAIEAGIPAGVLNIVAAGREVGEHLISHPGVDKVAFTGSTAAGRRIAAICGEQLKRVSLELGGKSAAIVLDDADLAASMGFLSIASLMNNGQACVAQTRILASRNRYDEVVDAVANMVNSQPVGDPADPATGIGPLVAKRQQDRVEGYIRIGMDEGAKVVVGGLDRPYDRGWYVSPTVFAGVTNEMRIAREEIFGPVLAVIPYEDEADAVRIANDSDYGLAGSVWTADAEHGMDVARQVRTGTYGVNCFMLETNAPFGGYKASGIGRELGPEGLNGYLEYKTIARLG
- a CDS encoding alpha/beta hydrolase, encoding MLRTEDGIRLNAAHTPFSRRRLPSDRARLHGVEAMNTGIVMAHGFTGSWRDRTARRIVHVLSGYGGVIAFDFRGHGRSGGETTVGDLEILDLDAAVRHARVAGYSKLAVVGFSMGAAVAVRHAGLLGGVDAVVAVSAPARWYYRGTKPMRQVHWAIERPFGRLAARVVKRTRIARGEWDPIPMPPHEAAALISPTPLLVVHGDQDTFFPLDHAHQLYAGAREPKELWIEPGYGHAETAAPPELIRRIGKWISSNLS